A single Saccharolobus shibatae B12 DNA region contains:
- a CDS encoding inositol-3-phosphate synthase — MIRVAIAGLGNCASMLIQGIEYYKSKGDNYYEGLITPIIGGYKITDIEIVAAFDVSKNKIGKDLAEAIFQPPNITPKIVNMEKKGVKVSAGPVLDGVAQHMTNVFNPTYDGTLEKALDELKASKTEILLNLLPVGSENATRTYANIALMAGTAFINAIPVFIASDPSGYFPNKFKEKNLPLAGDDIKSQLGATIFHRSITSLFRLRGVKVEETYQLNVGGNTDFLNMKTEERLISKRISKTEAVTSTLDNGEVIKSEGKIRIGPSDYVPFLGNTKVAYIYVKGSAFAGMPIKVEASLEVDDKANCAAVLVDVIRAVKVALDRKIGGPLEKVSAFYFKHPPIQAKDDEEAYRWFKEFIEM, encoded by the coding sequence ATGATTCGAGTAGCAATAGCCGGCTTAGGTAATTGCGCATCAATGTTAATTCAAGGAATAGAATATTATAAGTCAAAAGGCGATAATTATTATGAGGGATTAATTACTCCAATAATTGGGGGTTATAAAATTACCGATATAGAGATTGTAGCAGCATTCGACGTTTCAAAAAATAAAATAGGAAAGGATCTTGCAGAGGCCATATTTCAACCTCCAAATATTACACCAAAGATAGTAAATATGGAGAAGAAAGGAGTAAAGGTAAGTGCGGGACCCGTTCTTGATGGTGTAGCCCAACATATGACTAACGTTTTTAATCCTACTTATGATGGCACATTGGAAAAAGCATTAGATGAATTAAAAGCTAGCAAAACAGAAATTCTACTTAATTTATTGCCTGTTGGAAGTGAAAATGCGACGAGGACATATGCAAATATAGCACTAATGGCAGGAACTGCGTTTATAAACGCAATACCCGTGTTTATTGCTAGTGATCCTTCAGGTTACTTTCCTAATAAATTCAAAGAGAAAAACTTGCCATTAGCAGGTGATGATATTAAGAGTCAATTAGGGGCTACCATATTCCATAGGTCAATTACTTCACTCTTCAGACTGAGAGGGGTAAAAGTTGAGGAAACTTATCAATTAAATGTGGGCGGGAATACAGACTTTCTGAACATGAAGACAGAAGAAAGGCTAATATCTAAAAGAATAAGCAAAACAGAAGCAGTAACTAGCACACTAGATAACGGAGAGGTGATAAAAAGCGAGGGAAAAATAAGGATAGGGCCTAGCGATTATGTACCATTTTTAGGAAATACAAAAGTAGCCTACATTTACGTAAAAGGAAGCGCGTTTGCAGGTATGCCAATTAAAGTAGAAGCTTCCTTAGAGGTTGATGATAAGGCTAACTGTGCCGCAGTATTAGTAGATGTTATAAGGGCAGTTAAGGTTGCCTTGGATAGAAAGATAGGTGGTCCACTTGAAAAAGTATCTGCATTTTACTTTAAACACCCACCAATTCAGGCTAAAGACGACGAAGAAGCCTATAGATGGTTTAAAGAGTTCATTGAAATGTGA